One part of the Mycobacterium marinum genome encodes these proteins:
- a CDS encoding ABC transporter ATP-binding protein, with protein sequence MLLALLRQYIRPYRRLVAALMALQLISTLASLYLPTVNAAIIDDGVAKGDTNTIIRLGVVMLGVTGLQVLCAVGAVYFGARTGTGFGRDLRAAMFEHVITFSERETARFGASTLLTRSTNDVRQIVFLVQTTATVLVAAPIMSIGGIIMAVHQEAALTWLLLVSVPILALANYWIMTHMLPLFRSMQALIDGINRVLRDQLSGVRVVRAFTREPFERDRFAQANTALASTALRAGNWQALMLPVTTLTINVSSVAVIWFGGLLIDQGRMQVGSLSAFLSYFAQILMAVLMATMTLVVLPRAAVCAERITEVLSTPAALNNPQHPRFPAAGITGAVRLENITFSYPGADCPVLQDISLSAPPGATTAIVGSTGSGKSTLISLICRLYDVTGGAVLLDGIDVRDYQTERLWAAIGLVPQRGYLFSGTVADNLRYGKSDATDEEMWEALRVAAAEEFVRAHGLQMRVAQGGINFSGGQRQRLAIARAIIGRPAVYLFDDAFSALDVHTDARVRAALRELATKSTIIIVTQRVSTAAQADQVIVIDDGRVVGAGTHDSLLIDCPTYAEFAVSQSVTTDIRGVS encoded by the coding sequence ATGCTCCTGGCACTGCTGCGCCAGTACATCCGGCCGTACCGTCGGCTGGTCGCCGCGCTGATGGCGCTGCAGCTGATCAGCACCCTGGCCTCGCTGTACCTGCCCACGGTCAACGCCGCGATCATCGATGACGGAGTCGCCAAGGGCGATACCAACACCATCATCCGGCTGGGTGTGGTGATGCTCGGCGTGACCGGACTACAGGTGCTGTGCGCGGTGGGTGCCGTCTACTTCGGAGCCCGCACCGGGACCGGCTTCGGCCGCGACCTGCGCGCCGCGATGTTCGAGCATGTGATCACCTTTTCCGAACGCGAGACGGCCAGATTCGGCGCGTCGACGCTGTTGACCCGCAGCACCAACGACGTCCGCCAGATCGTGTTCCTGGTGCAGACGACTGCCACCGTGCTGGTGGCCGCGCCGATAATGAGCATCGGCGGCATCATCATGGCGGTTCATCAAGAGGCCGCGCTGACCTGGCTGCTGCTGGTCAGCGTTCCGATCTTGGCGCTGGCGAACTACTGGATCATGACCCACATGCTGCCGTTGTTTCGCAGCATGCAGGCGTTGATCGACGGCATCAACCGGGTGCTGCGCGACCAGCTGTCCGGCGTCCGGGTGGTTCGCGCGTTCACTCGGGAGCCCTTCGAGCGGGACAGGTTCGCCCAGGCGAACACCGCGTTGGCGAGCACCGCGTTGCGGGCCGGCAATTGGCAGGCGCTGATGCTGCCGGTGACCACGCTGACGATCAACGTGTCCAGCGTCGCGGTGATCTGGTTCGGCGGCCTGCTGATCGACCAAGGCCGGATGCAGGTCGGCTCGCTGAGCGCATTTCTGTCGTACTTCGCCCAGATTCTGATGGCGGTGCTGATGGCAACGATGACCTTGGTGGTGCTGCCGCGAGCCGCCGTGTGCGCGGAGCGCATCACCGAGGTGCTCTCGACTCCCGCCGCACTGAACAACCCGCAACACCCCAGATTCCCCGCTGCCGGCATCACCGGCGCGGTCCGGTTGGAAAACATCACCTTCAGCTATCCCGGCGCCGACTGCCCGGTGCTGCAAGACATCTCCTTGTCAGCACCGCCGGGAGCCACCACCGCGATTGTCGGCAGCACCGGTTCGGGCAAGTCGACGCTGATATCGCTGATCTGCCGGCTCTACGACGTTACCGGCGGCGCCGTGCTGCTGGACGGGATTGATGTCCGCGACTACCAGACCGAGCGGTTGTGGGCGGCGATCGGGCTGGTGCCCCAGCGCGGTTACCTGTTCTCCGGCACCGTCGCCGACAACCTGCGCTACGGCAAATCCGACGCAACCGACGAAGAGATGTGGGAGGCGCTGCGGGTCGCGGCCGCAGAGGAATTCGTCCGGGCGCACGGCCTGCAGATGCGTGTCGCGCAGGGCGGGATCAACTTCTCCGGTGGGCAGCGTCAACGACTCGCGATCGCCCGGGCGATCATCGGCCGACCCGCGGTCTATCTGTTCGACGACGCATTCTCCGCCCTTGATGTGCACACCGATGCGCGGGTCCGCGCAGCGCTGCGAGAACTTGCCACAAAGTCGACCATTATTATTGTCACACAACGCGTTTCGACTGCCGCACAGGCCGATCAAGTGATCGTGATCGACGATGGCAGAGTTGTCGGGGCGGGCACCCACGATTCCCTGCTGATCGATTGCCCCACCTATGCCGAATTTGCCGTCTCGCAGTCGGTGACCACCGACATCAGGGGCGTCTCGTGA